Proteins from a genomic interval of Pseudodesulfovibrio nedwellii:
- the glyQ gene encoding glycine--tRNA ligase subunit alpha produces MNFQDVILKLQNFWADYGCAVVQPMDIECGAGTFNPSTFFRVIGPEPWKTAYVEPSRRPTDGRYGENPNRLQHYYQFQVVLKPSPDNIQELYLESLAAIGIDAAAHDIRFVEDDWESPTLGAWGLGWEVWLNGMEVTQFTYFQQVGGIDLKPISVEITYGLERLSMYLQEKESVYDLMWNNEIKYGHIFHQNEVEMSKYNFELANTDMLFDLFNKFEAECLMLCEEGLPWPAYDCCLKCSHSFNMLDARSAISITERASYIGRVRNLASKIARLYADQREEMGYPMLNK; encoded by the coding sequence ATGAATTTTCAGGATGTTATACTGAAATTGCAGAATTTTTGGGCAGACTATGGCTGTGCCGTTGTCCAGCCCATGGACATTGAGTGTGGGGCTGGGACGTTTAACCCCTCCACATTTTTCCGTGTTATCGGCCCTGAGCCGTGGAAAACCGCGTATGTCGAACCTTCCCGCCGTCCCACTGACGGTCGGTATGGCGAGAATCCCAACCGGTTACAGCATTACTATCAGTTTCAGGTCGTTCTGAAACCTTCTCCTGATAATATTCAGGAATTGTATCTGGAAAGTCTGGCTGCCATCGGTATTGATGCCGCAGCCCATGACATTCGTTTTGTCGAGGATGATTGGGAGTCTCCGACTCTTGGTGCATGGGGATTGGGCTGGGAAGTTTGGCTCAACGGTATGGAAGTGACGCAGTTCACTTATTTCCAACAGGTTGGTGGTATTGATCTCAAACCCATATCCGTGGAAATTACATACGGTCTTGAACGCCTTTCCATGTATTTGCAGGAGAAGGAGTCTGTATACGATCTCATGTGGAATAATGAGATAAAATACGGACATATTTTCCATCAGAATGAAGTTGAGATGTCCAAGTACAACTTTGAGTTGGCGAATACGGATATGCTGTTCGATCTTTTCAACAAGTTTGAAGCGGAATGCCTCATGCTGTGTGAAGAAGGATTGCCCTGGCCTGCGTATGACTGCTGTCTCAAGTGTTCTCACTCGTTCAATATGCTGGATGCCCGAAGCGCGATTTCTATCACTGAACGCGCCTCTTATATTGGTCGTGTGCGTAATCTGGCTTCTAAAATTGCCAGACTTTATGCGGACCAGCGGGAAGAAATGGGCTATCCCATGCTTAATAAGTAG
- a CDS encoding SurA N-terminal domain-containing protein, whose product MVKFFSLLIGAMLMISTAQAWAAETVINRILVKINDNIITEYDLDEEMSPIFDKLKGRQLSAAEKQQLGRIRKQALNNLVNQVLVDQEVARYGINVTDEDIDKEIKRVMEAQKLDDAGFEALVAKDGLTVDDFRVKLKKLLEKQELIGYMVNKKVLVTDTEIQEEYTARKDDYTLDKMVELAIILLPSDISAVEVKERINDDELTFAEAVAKYSVGPGKESGGSIGELGYADLAEDWKNALKGLKPGAVSEPLTIQGKEALLSPVNISKDRLVPLEEVRDGIYQELMQKKRDTIFTEYFDKLKQSSVIVYMDDSAKPDNGVAQ is encoded by the coding sequence GTGGTTAAATTTTTCTCGTTGCTCATTGGAGCCATGCTTATGATATCCACGGCCCAAGCGTGGGCTGCTGAGACGGTAATTAACCGTATCTTGGTGAAAATTAACGATAATATCATTACAGAATATGACCTTGATGAAGAAATGAGTCCGATTTTTGATAAGCTTAAAGGACGACAGCTGAGTGCTGCGGAAAAGCAACAACTCGGCAGGATTCGTAAACAGGCTTTGAATAATCTGGTCAATCAGGTGCTTGTGGATCAGGAGGTTGCTCGATACGGCATCAATGTTACTGATGAGGACATTGATAAGGAAATCAAGCGCGTCATGGAGGCCCAAAAATTGGATGATGCCGGTTTTGAAGCCTTGGTTGCCAAAGATGGATTAACCGTTGACGATTTTCGGGTTAAGTTAAAAAAATTGCTCGAAAAGCAGGAGCTTATTGGCTATATGGTCAATAAAAAGGTGCTGGTCACCGATACGGAAATCCAAGAAGAATACACAGCCAGAAAGGATGACTACACGCTCGATAAGATGGTCGAACTCGCCATTATTCTCTTGCCTTCAGACATTTCTGCCGTCGAAGTGAAAGAACGGATTAATGACGACGAATTGACGTTTGCAGAGGCTGTTGCGAAATACAGCGTCGGTCCAGGCAAGGAATCCGGTGGTTCCATCGGTGAACTTGGGTATGCTGATCTGGCTGAAGATTGGAAAAATGCATTGAAAGGCCTCAAGCCGGGTGCGGTCAGTGAGCCTTTGACAATTCAGGGGAAGGAAGCACTTCTTTCACCTGTGAATATTTCGAAAGATCGTCTTGTCCCACTTGAAGAAGTGCGTGACGGGATTTATCAGGAACTGATGCAGAAAAAACGGGATACCATCTTTACTGAGTATTTCGATAAGCTGAAACAAAGTTCGGTCATCGTCTATATGGATGATTCCGCCAAGCCCGATAATGGAGTAGCTCAATGA
- the recO gene encoding DNA repair protein RecO yields MSSTEKALVLKVGRFREADCWVKLLTPGRGIFNAFAFGGSRSRRRFVGCLDPLSLVLFTIGTNKTGTYTVLEEGSLLHNFPAIREDPTRTGLAVNCIKFIEAVEIDPSDARPVYELLLETLHMLEKGGGSSDFTPWLFRAKLAFEMGFHPDFLSCGICGQSVVSLDGCHFGIEGGQVACRTCLSGGKPLEGLARPVSTGVLRAFDWIQHSRPLDWLTVSMNNEVRRQTSQLIELFVAYHLGLSWDNGMYKKV; encoded by the coding sequence ATGAGCTCCACTGAAAAAGCTCTAGTACTCAAGGTGGGGCGTTTTCGGGAGGCAGATTGCTGGGTTAAACTTCTCACGCCCGGACGTGGCATTTTTAATGCCTTTGCCTTTGGCGGGTCCCGTAGTCGTCGTCGATTCGTTGGGTGCCTTGATCCTTTAAGCCTTGTTTTATTTACGATTGGAACCAACAAGACCGGGACATATACGGTTCTTGAAGAAGGTTCCCTGCTTCATAATTTCCCTGCAATTCGTGAAGATCCCACCAGAACTGGCCTTGCTGTCAATTGTATCAAATTTATTGAAGCCGTGGAAATCGATCCGTCTGATGCTCGTCCTGTGTATGAGCTTTTGTTGGAAACGCTCCATATGCTGGAAAAGGGTGGTGGAAGCAGCGATTTTACTCCATGGTTGTTTCGTGCGAAATTGGCCTTTGAAATGGGGTTTCATCCGGATTTCCTTTCCTGCGGAATATGTGGTCAATCTGTTGTTTCTCTTGATGGTTGCCATTTCGGAATTGAAGGGGGGCAAGTGGCCTGCCGGACTTGTCTTTCAGGCGGGAAACCGTTAGAGGGACTTGCTCGGCCAGTTTCCACCGGGGTGCTTCGTGCTTTTGATTGGATTCAACATAGTCGTCCTTTGGATTGGCTGACTGTATCCATGAATAATGAAGTCCGGCGGCAAACGAGTCAATTGATCGAGCTTTTCGTTGCGTATCACCTGGGCCTGTCCTGGGATAATGGCATGTATAAAAAGGTATGA
- a CDS encoding helix-turn-helix domain-containing protein yields the protein MNFQELGQALQEGREAKGMTIEAVMEATKISRINLIALESGDSSSMPHPVYTKGFVKSYARLLGLDADELSMVVDREYQLDEQNADEVDYEVSPSAEKAFQEADAPAVKKRSVWPSILLVVVLSCSIIALVMYLNKSEEISTPVQTSETSESVETPESSVVMEPIEDAVETVEPAEGEAVVEEAVTPVEVPEEIKPEPAPATPQPEAEKPVAAQPAIPQPGAGEKEVVATQEAAPGQTRYAHVMIITATTNKGCWIGVWKGDESKMARDFVLKKGEPLRLMFNYPRRIRIGNVAGVTVTYNGKPYALDKNKSNIQTLFVGME from the coding sequence ATGAATTTTCAGGAACTCGGACAAGCGTTGCAAGAAGGGCGCGAAGCCAAGGGTATGACTATAGAGGCGGTCATGGAGGCCACCAAAATCAGCCGGATTAATTTGATTGCCCTTGAGAGCGGCGATAGTTCGTCCATGCCTCATCCTGTTTATACGAAGGGGTTCGTCAAGAGTTACGCTCGGTTGCTTGGCTTGGATGCTGACGAATTATCCATGGTGGTGGACAGGGAATATCAACTTGATGAGCAGAATGCTGATGAAGTTGATTATGAAGTTTCTCCGTCTGCGGAAAAGGCATTTCAGGAGGCAGATGCTCCGGCTGTCAAGAAGCGTTCAGTATGGCCTTCTATTCTTCTTGTTGTTGTGTTGAGTTGTTCTATTATAGCTCTCGTCATGTACTTGAATAAGAGCGAAGAAATTTCGACTCCGGTTCAGACCAGTGAAACCTCCGAATCTGTTGAGACACCAGAATCGTCTGTTGTCATGGAACCGATCGAAGATGCTGTCGAAACAGTTGAACCGGCTGAAGGCGAAGCTGTTGTGGAAGAAGCTGTTACTCCGGTCGAAGTACCTGAAGAGATTAAGCCTGAACCTGCGCCTGCAACGCCTCAACCTGAAGCCGAAAAGCCTGTTGCGGCTCAGCCTGCGATTCCTCAGCCTGGTGCCGGCGAAAAAGAAGTTGTCGCGACACAAGAAGCGGCTCCAGGACAAACTCGATACGCCCATGTGATGATTATCACTGCAACAACGAATAAGGGCTGTTGGATTGGCGTTTGGAAGGGCGATGAGTCAAAAATGGCTCGTGATTTTGTTTTGAAGAAAGGTGAACCTCTTCGGTTGATGTTTAATTATCCCCGGAGAATTCGCATTGGTAACGTGGCTGGTGTAACTGTGACATACAATGGTAAGCCATATGCTCTTGATAAAAACAAAAGCAATATTCAGACATTATTCGTCGGTATGGAATAG